One genomic segment of Candidatus Fukatsuia endosymbiont of Tuberolachnus salignus includes these proteins:
- a CDS encoding LicD family protein gives MNNTNKILRQAQLKMIDALKEINRICIANNINYWLDSGTLLGAQRDGRFISWDDDIDIGMTRKDYNRFIQICDKQLNKEKYFLQTAESDPYYININVPCKLRILNTKIIEKFEVKYQCYDARSSHGLFIDIFPFDKYSKHYFIRKYIERILSIFFSIKVISYFSTFTEVKGIKKLFPLIKPLGKLISKDFLISTTKKISRNMSLRTKDYVYGPGIEMGLGKIIFSDNEIFPLREIKFEDTIFKCPNNVHSYLTKYYGDDYMELPPENKRVWHFESIEL, from the coding sequence ATGAATAATACCAATAAAATATTAAGACAAGCACAGCTAAAAATGATTGATGCTTTAAAAGAAATAAATAGAATTTGTATTGCGAATAATATTAATTATTGGTTAGATAGTGGCACCTTACTGGGTGCTCAAAGAGATGGCAGGTTTATATCTTGGGATGATGATATTGATATTGGTATGACAAGAAAGGATTACAATCGCTTTATTCAAATTTGTGATAAGCAACTTAATAAAGAAAAATATTTCTTGCAAACTGCAGAGTCGGATCCTTATTATATAAATATTAATGTTCCGTGCAAACTTAGAATATTAAACACAAAAATAATTGAAAAATTTGAAGTTAAGTATCAATGCTATGATGCACGTTCATCACATGGATTATTTATAGACATATTTCCTTTTGATAAGTACTCTAAACATTATTTCATCAGAAAATATATAGAAAGAATATTGTCGATATTCTTTTCTATAAAAGTGATATCATATTTTTCTACTTTTACTGAGGTTAAAGGTATTAAAAAATTATTTCCTTTGATAAAACCTCTTGGAAAACTTATATCGAAAGATTTTCTTATATCGACTACAAAAAAAATAAGCCGCAACATGAGCTTAAGAACAAAAGATTATGTTTATGGTCCGGGTATAGAGATGGGCCTTGGTAAAATTATATTTAGTGATAATGAGATATTTCCTCTTAGAGAGATTAAGTTCGAAGATACGATATTTAAATGCCCAAATAATGTCCATAGCTATCTGACTAAATACTATGGTGATGATTATATGGAATTACCTCCTGAAAATAAGCGTGTATGGCATTTTGAAAGCATTGAATTATAA
- a CDS encoding DMT family transporter, whose amino-acid sequence MKNSTRAGTYYGLLSGVLWGASGTLVGMVLIDKHLQNLLFAPIILAFISDFLSSGYMLFYLIKKKYPVKEALTERKALIISVAALCGGPIGMSCYFMAIKYIGVGYAATISASYPAFGALIAFLFLKDKLHKIGVLGLFLSIITTMTLGYGAATDSEFSLIGLLFALMCAVSWGLEVVISSYGMRKSISPDVAYFIRQISSSFGYVLLFASVIPFSDITEYYFMDLKIILQIVVVSLIATGSYLYYYRSINLVGPIRAMGLNITYAVWAVLFGWSISNNKLDAQLIILCCIIMIGSFLTVSNPKSLSILLRYNK is encoded by the coding sequence ATGAAAAATAGCACAAGAGCAGGAACTTATTATGGCCTACTCTCTGGCGTTTTATGGGGGGCAAGTGGTACCTTAGTGGGGATGGTGTTGATAGACAAACATCTGCAGAATCTTTTATTTGCTCCTATAATTTTAGCATTTATCAGTGATTTTTTATCAAGTGGTTACATGCTATTTTACCTTATCAAAAAAAAGTACCCTGTTAAAGAAGCACTGACTGAGCGTAAAGCACTAATTATATCTGTTGCTGCTCTGTGTGGTGGACCCATCGGTATGTCTTGCTATTTTATGGCAATTAAATACATCGGAGTTGGCTATGCAGCGACTATTTCTGCGTCTTATCCTGCTTTTGGTGCTTTAATTGCTTTTTTATTTCTAAAAGATAAATTACATAAAATCGGCGTATTAGGGCTTTTTCTATCAATCATTACCACGATGACTTTAGGGTACGGTGCTGCGACAGATTCAGAATTTAGTCTGATAGGACTTTTATTTGCCTTAATGTGTGCTGTCAGTTGGGGTTTGGAAGTAGTGATAAGTTCTTATGGTATGAGAAAATCTATTTCTCCTGATGTCGCTTATTTTATTCGACAAATTTCATCATCTTTTGGCTATGTACTTTTATTTGCAAGCGTGATTCCTTTTTCTGATATTACAGAATATTATTTTATGGATCTAAAAATAATATTACAGATAGTTGTGGTATCACTCATAGCAACGGGTTCTTACCTCTACTACTATCGGTCTATTAATCTTGTTGGTCCTATTCGTGCGATGGGACTGAATATTACTTATGCTGTTTGGGCTGTTTTATTCGGCTGGTCAATATCAAATAATAAACTCGATGCCCAGTTGATTATATTATGCTGTATTATTATGATAGGGTCTTTCTTAACCGTCAGTAATCCTAAAAGTTTGTCCATATTATTAAGATATAATAAATGA
- the aepX gene encoding phosphoenolpyruvate mutase, which produces MNTVSPTDAIDSAESRVTQTHCAQLRQMLLSDQLEFLMEAHNGLSARIVREAGFRGIWASGLSISAQFGVRDNNEASWTQVVDMLEFMVDASNLPILLDGDTGYGNFNNMRRLVRKLEQRGVAGVCIEDKQFPKTNSFLNGERQPLAEIEEFVGKIKAGKDTQSDPNFSIVARVEALIAGWGMDEALHRAEAYRLAGADAILIHSKLSKPDEIVTFAREWAGRSPLVIVPTRYYSTPTDVFRQAGISTVIWANHSVRSAASAMQSVVKEIYQSQTLINVEDRIASVNEIFRLQDAAEYTAAEETYLSASNAPGAALVLAASRGARELEAITHDRPKVMLPIAGKPLLRWLVDGFKKEGINDITVVGGYRTEAIDNTGIKLVVNQRYATTGELVSLACAIDTFNGDVVISYGDLLFRHYVLRDLVESNAEFCVAVDSSQTGADNRTVRNFAYCTVKDDRGMFGQKVLLKHVTNGLTTVLSEDTLAQGRWIGLLNVRGKGLTKLKTVLTNLRRQPDFDTFGMPELLNALIAEGASIEVLYVHGHWRSVNDLSDFTNAQTPLKSIEDVSYEQEIDR; this is translated from the coding sequence ATGAATACCGTTTCCCCCACTGATGCCATTGACTCTGCCGAAAGTCGCGTTACACAGACTCATTGCGCGCAATTACGCCAAATGTTGTTAAGTGATCAACTTGAATTTCTCATGGAAGCCCACAATGGTTTGTCTGCACGTATCGTACGCGAAGCCGGTTTTCGTGGCATTTGGGCGTCGGGTCTGTCGATTTCAGCGCAATTCGGTGTCCGCGATAACAATGAAGCAAGTTGGACCCAAGTGGTTGACATGCTTGAGTTTATGGTTGATGCCAGCAACCTGCCTATCTTACTTGATGGTGACACCGGTTACGGCAACTTTAACAATATGCGCCGCTTAGTGCGTAAGCTTGAACAACGGGGCGTTGCCGGTGTTTGCATAGAAGATAAGCAATTTCCAAAAACCAATAGCTTTCTCAATGGCGAACGCCAGCCGCTGGCAGAAATCGAAGAATTTGTCGGCAAAATTAAAGCCGGTAAGGACACTCAGAGCGATCCCAATTTTTCCATTGTCGCACGTGTCGAAGCATTGATTGCCGGTTGGGGCATGGATGAAGCCTTACACCGTGCCGAAGCTTACCGGCTCGCAGGAGCTGACGCGATTTTGATCCACAGTAAATTATCAAAACCGGACGAAATTGTCACTTTCGCACGTGAGTGGGCAGGTCGTAGCCCACTGGTCATCGTGCCAACCCGCTACTACAGCACACCGACCGACGTCTTTCGCCAAGCCGGTATCAGTACTGTAATCTGGGCAAACCATTCGGTACGTTCAGCAGCCTCAGCCATGCAAAGTGTCGTTAAGGAAATTTATCAAAGTCAGACGTTGATCAATGTAGAAGATCGCATTGCTTCCGTTAACGAAATTTTTCGTCTGCAAGATGCGGCTGAATACACTGCCGCTGAAGAAACTTATTTATCGGCTTCCAATGCCCCCGGTGCCGCGCTCGTGCTAGCGGCCAGTCGTGGGGCACGTGAGCTGGAGGCTATCACGCATGACCGCCCAAAAGTCATGTTACCGATTGCCGGTAAACCGCTGTTACGTTGGTTGGTCGATGGTTTTAAAAAAGAGGGTATTAATGACATCACGGTAGTCGGTGGTTATCGTACGGAGGCAATCGATAATACCGGAATTAAACTGGTCGTCAATCAACGTTACGCAACAACCGGTGAGTTGGTATCACTGGCCTGTGCCATCGATACATTTAACGGCGATGTCGTGATCTCCTATGGTGATTTATTATTTCGTCACTATGTATTACGTGATCTGGTCGAGAGCAATGCTGAGTTTTGTGTCGCCGTTGATTCGTCACAAACAGGTGCTGACAACCGTACTGTACGTAATTTCGCTTACTGTACGGTCAAAGACGATCGAGGCATGTTTGGTCAAAAGGTATTGCTCAAGCATGTCACCAACGGTTTAACCACCGTGCTTTCTGAAGATACTCTGGCGCAAGGACGCTGGATTGGCCTACTGAATGTGCGTGGTAAAGGGCTAACTAAATTGAAGACGGTGTTAACAAATCTACGTAGGCAACCTGATTTCGATACGTTTGGTATGCCAGAACTACTCAATGCGTTGATCGCAGAGGGTGCCTCCATAGAAGTACTTTATGTGCATGGTCATTGGCGTAGCGTGAACGATCTCAGTGATTTCACCAATGCGCAGACGCCGCTAAAAAGTATAGAGGATGTGTCGTACGAACAGGAGATCGATCGATGA
- a CDS encoding 2-aminoethylphosphonate aminotransferase produces the protein MLLLNPGPVTLTESVRSSLLQPDLCHRESEFFDLQDEIKMRILKVYALDPAEWAAVLITGSGTAAVESMLAALIPKTGRLLIVENGVYGDRIAQIAAQYDIVHTRIVGDWMQEPNLDVIAAELDATPKDQRFTHLAMVHHETTTGRLNDLHSLSKLCRERGIKLLVDAVSSFGAEPLDFSDESLVGIAATANKCLHAVPGVSFVIVRRSALIQATCRTYYLDLVRLVRLQDQRNTPFTPAVHAYYALAAALREFEKQGGRSARYQHYSALAEQVRTGMEALGIESVIPISQSSVVLRAYRLPTGLTYARLHDALKAEGFVIYAGQGDLSKTLFRISTMGNLTAADICRLLEGVAKVIEPKDELTFT, from the coding sequence ATGCTATTACTCAATCCTGGCCCTGTCACACTCACAGAATCTGTACGTAGCAGTTTATTACAGCCTGATTTATGTCATCGTGAAAGCGAATTTTTTGATTTGCAAGATGAGATAAAAATGCGGATCTTAAAGGTTTATGCGCTGGATCCCGCAGAGTGGGCAGCAGTACTTATCACAGGATCAGGTACGGCTGCTGTTGAAAGTATGTTGGCGGCATTGATCCCTAAAACAGGTCGCTTGCTCATTGTTGAGAACGGTGTTTATGGTGATCGTATCGCACAAATTGCTGCCCAGTACGATATTGTGCATACCAGGATCGTCGGTGATTGGATGCAGGAACCTAACCTCGATGTGATTGCCGCGGAACTTGATGCGACACCTAAAGATCAGCGTTTCACTCATTTGGCCATGGTACACCACGAGACCACGACCGGGCGACTTAACGATTTGCACTCTCTGAGCAAATTATGTCGTGAACGTGGCATCAAGTTACTTGTCGATGCGGTTAGCAGTTTCGGTGCGGAACCATTAGATTTTTCCGACGAAAGCCTAGTCGGCATCGCGGCAACGGCTAATAAATGCCTGCATGCGGTGCCAGGTGTGTCTTTTGTGATAGTACGGCGTAGTGCACTGATTCAGGCAACCTGTCGTACCTATTATCTTGATCTTGTCCGATTGGTACGCTTGCAAGATCAACGTAATACGCCATTCACACCTGCGGTACATGCCTATTATGCGTTAGCGGCAGCACTGCGTGAATTCGAAAAACAGGGCGGTCGAAGCGCACGTTACCAACATTATTCAGCACTGGCCGAACAGGTACGGACAGGAATGGAGGCGCTCGGAATTGAGTCAGTCATACCCATTTCTCAGTCATCAGTCGTGCTACGTGCTTACCGTTTACCGACAGGGCTTACCTATGCCAGGTTACATGATGCATTGAAAGCAGAAGGTTTTGTGATCTATGCGGGGCAAGGAGATTTATCGAAAACACTGTTTCGGATCTCCACTATGGGCAATCTAACTGCAGCTGATATCTGCCGACTGCTGGAAGGCGTTGCTAAAGTTATAGAGCCAAAAGATGAGCTAACTTTTACGTAA
- a CDS encoding LicD family protein, giving the protein MIEKSVLRQAQLLLLEALKEIDRICVKHNIDYWLDGGTLLGAKRDGKFIPWDDDVDIGMTRKDYNKFLKVSELEIDKEKYFLQTAYSDVFYSSINIPCKLRILKTEIIEKIEIERCFYDERSQHGLYIDIFPYDKYSVSNFKIKYIERILSWLFVIKLLSKRSNKNFFRSIVIKFISIFISRSLLLKLVNIQSDFMSKKTTNYVYGAGIETPFNPIKLKEDQIFPLSKIMFENEMFNCPRDVDGYLESQYGPDYFLIPPEEKRTSHHHSIKLSDDS; this is encoded by the coding sequence ATGATAGAAAAATCAGTATTACGCCAAGCCCAATTACTTTTATTGGAAGCTTTAAAAGAAATAGATCGAATTTGTGTTAAGCATAATATCGATTATTGGTTAGATGGTGGCACCCTTCTGGGTGCTAAAAGAGATGGTAAATTCATACCGTGGGATGATGATGTCGACATTGGTATGACTCGTAAAGATTATAATAAGTTTCTGAAAGTGAGCGAGTTAGAAATTGATAAAGAAAAATATTTTTTACAAACTGCATACTCAGATGTGTTTTATTCAAGTATTAATATTCCCTGTAAATTAAGGATTTTAAAAACAGAAATAATTGAAAAAATTGAAATTGAGCGTTGTTTCTATGATGAACGATCGCAACATGGTTTATATATAGATATATTTCCATACGATAAGTATTCTGTATCAAATTTCAAAATAAAATATATAGAAAGAATATTATCGTGGTTATTTGTTATAAAGTTATTGTCTAAACGTTCGAACAAAAATTTTTTTCGTTCAATTGTGATAAAATTTATTAGTATATTTATATCAAGAAGTTTATTATTAAAATTGGTTAATATCCAATCTGACTTCATGTCAAAAAAGACGACAAATTACGTGTATGGTGCAGGTATAGAGACACCTTTTAACCCTATTAAGTTAAAAGAAGATCAAATATTCCCTCTTAGTAAAATCATGTTTGAAAACGAAATGTTCAATTGCCCGAGAGACGTAGATGGATATTTGGAAAGTCAATATGGCCCTGATTATTTTCTTATCCCACCTGAAGAAAAAAGAACGTCACACCATCATAGTATTAAATTAAGTGATGACTCATAA
- the aepY gene encoding phosphonopyruvate decarboxylase: MIEARQFVEAAREKGFDWYAGVPCSYLTPFINYVLQDPSLHYVSMANEGDAVALIAGVALSGAPGLSHRRGITMMQNSGLGNAVSPLTSLTWTFRLPQLLIVTWRGQPGVADEPQHALMGPITPAILEKMAIPWEVFPTEPDAIVPALDRAIAHMDKTGRPYALVMQKGSVASYPLKSSVTTVSNTKSVSCVVSKWRGLESTARPSQCQALQKVVTQTPTVSTVVFASTGFCGRVLYAIDDRPNQLYMVGSMGCVVPLALGFALARPDLRVVILDGDGAALMRMGAFATVGAYGLSNLQHLLLDNGVHNSTGGQATVSSHLSFAGVAAACGYVSSLETDDIEEIDTWLSSAPLAGPRFACLLTNTGMPESLPRPSMTPVEVKTRLMRHINPTTGVN; this comes from the coding sequence ATGATTGAAGCACGCCAGTTTGTTGAAGCGGCGCGTGAAAAAGGCTTTGACTGGTATGCCGGTGTGCCGTGCTCCTATTTAACCCCCTTTATCAATTATGTGCTGCAAGACCCCTCTCTACATTACGTATCCATGGCTAATGAAGGCGATGCCGTCGCGTTGATTGCGGGTGTTGCACTCTCGGGGGCGCCTGGGTTGTCTCACCGGCGTGGTATTACAATGATGCAAAATTCGGGGCTGGGTAACGCAGTCAGTCCCTTGACGTCGTTGACGTGGACATTTCGTCTGCCACAGTTATTAATCGTGACCTGGCGGGGTCAGCCGGGTGTCGCTGATGAGCCACAGCATGCATTGATGGGTCCGATTACACCCGCGATACTGGAAAAGATGGCGATCCCTTGGGAAGTGTTTCCTACCGAGCCTGATGCCATCGTCCCAGCTCTGGATAGGGCAATAGCCCATATGGACAAAACGGGGCGACCCTATGCGCTAGTGATGCAAAAGGGGAGTGTGGCTTCTTATCCGCTCAAATCTAGTGTCACTACAGTGTCGAATACTAAATCCGTCTCCTGCGTAGTGTCGAAATGGCGCGGCCTTGAGTCTACAGCGAGACCATCACAATGCCAGGCGTTGCAAAAGGTGGTCACTCAGACGCCAACCGTTTCGACGGTGGTTTTTGCATCAACGGGATTTTGTGGGCGGGTATTGTATGCCATCGACGATCGACCCAATCAGTTATATATGGTCGGATCAATGGGTTGTGTGGTGCCATTGGCGCTCGGATTCGCCTTGGCACGCCCAGATTTAAGGGTGGTGATACTCGATGGTGATGGTGCAGCATTGATGCGTATGGGAGCATTTGCCACTGTGGGTGCTTATGGTTTGTCCAACCTGCAACATCTATTACTCGACAATGGCGTACACAATTCAACCGGAGGACAAGCGACAGTGTCGTCTCATCTCTCATTTGCGGGTGTTGCCGCGGCCTGCGGTTACGTGTCGTCACTTGAAACGGATGATATTGAAGAAATCGATACTTGGTTAAGTTCAGCGCCCTTAGCTGGCCCCCGTTTTGCCTGCCTGTTGACGAACACCGGCATGCCTGAAAGTTTACCCCGTCCCTCTATGACTCCTGTTGAGGTGAAAACACGTTTGATGCGACATATTAACCCGACTACTGGAGTTAACTAA
- a CDS encoding phosphocholine cytidylyltransferase family protein translates to MRSIILTAGRGLRLQQPEDQQIPKCLLQFGGMSLLERHLRLLKNVGIDDIVLALGFRHELIEAELQRLSWQPRPEIVLNPHFDLGSVFTVHTVTDALIRGGDVLLMDSDVLYDERILGALVSDPPSANRLLIDYDFEAGDEPVKLCLRDGVPIELRKQPVAGLQYDTVGESVGFFRFDQSSARRLAAIVNYYVDSNRAHLPHEEAVRDLLQEGHHLFDVSDITGCPWIEIDFPEDMMRATHEVLPQLQPLLGIV, encoded by the coding sequence ATGCGATCCATCATTCTTACTGCTGGTCGTGGCTTACGTTTACAGCAACCTGAAGACCAGCAAATACCGAAGTGTCTGTTGCAATTTGGAGGCATGAGTTTACTCGAACGGCACCTTAGGCTACTCAAAAATGTTGGGATCGACGATATTGTTTTAGCACTGGGTTTCCGTCACGAATTGATTGAAGCTGAACTCCAGCGTCTCAGTTGGCAACCACGCCCTGAAATTGTACTGAATCCACATTTTGATCTCGGCAGTGTATTCACTGTTCACACTGTGACCGATGCCCTGATTCGGGGTGGAGATGTGTTGCTGATGGACTCCGATGTATTGTATGACGAACGTATCCTAGGTGCTTTGGTTTCGGATCCGCCATCAGCTAATCGTTTACTCATTGACTACGATTTCGAAGCAGGTGATGAACCCGTCAAACTGTGTTTACGCGACGGTGTACCCATTGAATTACGTAAGCAACCCGTCGCTGGCCTGCAATACGACACTGTTGGTGAGTCGGTTGGTTTCTTCCGTTTTGATCAGTCGAGCGCCCGACGTCTTGCTGCCATCGTTAACTATTATGTCGATAGCAACCGTGCACATCTGCCACATGAAGAAGCCGTACGTGATTTGCTACAAGAAGGTCATCACCTGTTCGATGTCAGTGACATCACAGGGTGCCCGTGGATAGAAATTGATTTTCCCGAGGATATGATGCGTGCAACCCATGAAGTCTTGCCGCAACTACAACCATTATTAGGAATTGTTTAA
- a CDS encoding NTP transferase domain-containing protein, whose product MNAIILAAGLGSRFGDITKKNHKALLPVGSMPNIERTINSLKEFGIIEIHIVTGHMHHLFEYLKEKHACNLIYNEKYAQYNSIYSLYCAQEFFNDTLVIDADVVLLENIFQQSLYSCYYIIQRSRSEENEWVPCLNEEGFVENIVVTNKYLPSLLGVSYWVQTDCQLIKKNCGNI is encoded by the coding sequence ATGAATGCCATTATTCTAGCAGCAGGCTTAGGTTCGCGTTTTGGCGATATAACGAAAAAAAATCATAAAGCATTATTGCCTGTTGGTAGTATGCCTAATATTGAAAGAACAATTAATTCTTTGAAAGAATTTGGCATTATAGAAATTCATATTGTTACCGGACATATGCATCATTTATTTGAATATTTAAAAGAAAAACATGCTTGCAACTTGATTTATAATGAAAAATACGCACAATACAATAGTATTTATTCATTATACTGTGCGCAAGAATTTTTCAATGATACTTTGGTTATTGACGCTGATGTGGTATTACTAGAAAATATTTTTCAACAGTCATTGTACAGTTGCTATTATATTATTCAAAGGTCAAGATCAGAAGAAAATGAATGGGTACCCTGTCTAAATGAAGAGGGTTTTGTCGAGAATATTGTGGTGACGAATAAATATCTCCCTTCGTTGCTAGGTGTTTCGTACTGGGTTCAAACAGACTGTCAACTTATCAAAAAAAATTGTGGGAATATTTAA
- a CDS encoding phosphotransferase, producing MLNLSQKDKVHITPIGGMTNTNYLVVTETMKVVLRLPGMATEHLINHSYEKNNSKLAATIGINTETIYFDSTTGIKITTYIPNAETLSPSIVRKQDNIEKISFCFRRLHQSNVKFANEFNVFSEYKRYKDILLDLGNAYCSLPHYKAILDYFHEAQKILQKLDQDRCPCHNDLVAANIVKSGDRIYLIDWEYSGMNDPMWDLASHFLECQFTPEEEKIFLTFYFAGNIPDRSRQKILLFKFTQDVLWTFWTAIKEKNGNNFGDYGINRFKNAYQLMYQYQYQYQYEK from the coding sequence GTGCTGAATTTAAGTCAAAAAGATAAAGTACATATTACTCCTATTGGTGGTATGACAAACACTAACTACCTTGTGGTAACTGAGACAATGAAAGTCGTTTTACGTCTGCCTGGTATGGCTACTGAACATCTTATCAACCATAGTTATGAAAAGAACAACAGCAAATTAGCTGCCACAATTGGTATAAATACAGAAACGATTTATTTTGATAGTACTACAGGCATTAAAATAACTACGTATATTCCTAATGCAGAAACATTAAGTCCTAGTATTGTAAGAAAACAGGACAATATTGAAAAAATCAGTTTTTGTTTCCGTCGATTGCATCAATCAAACGTTAAATTTGCTAATGAGTTTAATGTTTTTTCTGAATATAAAAGATATAAAGATATTTTATTAGATTTAGGTAATGCCTATTGTAGCCTTCCTCATTACAAGGCTATTCTTGATTACTTTCATGAAGCACAGAAAATTTTACAAAAATTAGATCAAGATAGATGCCCTTGTCATAATGATTTAGTTGCCGCAAATATTGTTAAAAGTGGCGATAGAATTTATTTAATTGATTGGGAATATTCTGGCATGAATGATCCAATGTGGGATTTAGCCTCACATTTTTTGGAATGCCAATTTACCCCTGAGGAAGAGAAAATTTTTTTAACTTTCTACTTTGCAGGAAATATTCCAGATAGATCCAGACAAAAAATACTGTTATTTAAATTTACTCAGGATGTATTGTGGACATTTTGGACAGCAATAAAAGAAAAAAATGGTAACAATTTTGGTGATTATGGTATCAATCGATTTAAAAATGCATATCAACTGATGTATCAATATCAATATCAATATCAATATGAAAAATAG
- a CDS encoding glycosyltransferase family 2 protein: MKIKYSIIMPCHNTSDFIDKTLKKISFLLLSRNDVEIIFVDDGSTDDTYKKLSSFSFEKMLIVRKKNGGVSSARNQGILHATGDYILFLDADDFYSYNIFEKLDAVTSTIDLIFFGYNTVNLNDNIIRNYALSDSDNINTLFSKNDSELLLSNFFLKKIYFHICAVAIRRKFIQANNIFFDELVYYGEDIDFIIRAISLTNNIFYIKDILFHYVNRPNSTVKEPVSMSQLTRIDSSEKLYLYFSTNNYSMDLVKKFNFYHLTLHIHLILGIFRKGLKTDGTDDVYDQISKITLLLKRKIKFPYTILGLKCYIFYKILCLIPANRYKNFILFSQRYLK; the protein is encoded by the coding sequence ATGAAGATAAAATATAGCATCATAATGCCTTGTCATAATACTTCAGATTTTATTGATAAGACACTGAAAAAAATATCATTTCTCTTATTATCTAGGAATGATGTTGAAATAATTTTTGTAGATGACGGTTCTACTGATGATACATATAAAAAATTGTCATCTTTTTCATTTGAAAAAATGTTAATAGTTCGTAAAAAAAATGGGGGAGTTTCATCAGCACGTAATCAGGGAATTTTACATGCTACTGGTGACTATATTTTATTTTTAGATGCAGATGATTTTTATTCTTATAACATTTTTGAGAAACTAGATGCTGTCACTTCAACCATAGATTTAATTTTTTTTGGATACAATACAGTCAATCTAAATGATAACATAATAAGGAATTATGCATTGAGTGATTCTGATAATATTAATACTTTATTTAGTAAAAATGATTCAGAATTACTTCTATCAAATTTTTTTCTTAAAAAAATTTATTTTCATATTTGTGCAGTAGCTATTAGAAGAAAATTTATTCAAGCTAATAATATTTTTTTTGATGAATTAGTTTATTATGGTGAGGATATTGACTTTATAATTCGTGCAATATCACTCACTAATAATATATTTTATATTAAGGATATCTTATTCCATTATGTAAACCGACCTAATTCAACAGTAAAGGAACCGGTGAGCATGTCACAGTTAACAAGAATTGATTCATCCGAAAAATTGTATTTGTATTTTTCTACTAATAATTATTCAATGGATTTAGTTAAAAAATTTAACTTTTATCATCTCACTCTACATATTCATTTAATATTAGGAATTTTCAGAAAAGGATTGAAAACAGATGGTACAGATGATGTTTACGATCAAATTAGTAAAATAACTCTTCTTTTAAAAAGGAAGATAAAATTTCCATATACTATTTTAGGTTTGAAATGTTATATTTTTTATAAAATCTTATGCCTGATCCCTGCTAATAGGTATAAAAATTTTATCTTGTTTTCTCAGCGCTATTTGAAATAA